The genomic interval CCGGACCTAGGACAACAAGAATGCGAGTGTCTGAGGCAGGGAGACTCAGTGGGAAACCAATAGAACACCCCCTGAAAAAGCtgtatttttttggcaaatccaAGAAAAGCTCTTAGAGAAAAAGGGGGCAGGACATGGCACCCCAGGAGTACAGACAACAAACAACTTATTGCGCAGCAGACGAAAAAATGGGCTTTCCTTCGTCTAGACAGGCAATTAAAGGATTGGAAAAAACTCAGATAAACAGATGGAAAACTGCAACTCATAGCAATAAGAGTGGCCTTCGGTTTCAGAATGACATAATTATTAGTGAATGCAAATGGGAAAACAATTGAGTTTCAGAAGCACTCGGGCGTCGTAGGCGAAGCGAAAACGAATTCAAAttcgaaatgaaaacgaaattatTGCAAAATCTAGGCACGCACACAGACATCCGACTAACGGtggctctctcgctcttcctCTCTGCTTTTCCCActgcatgtgtgtatgtgtgtgtgtgtgtgtgtgctggcgGAAAGTGCATTGACTTATTTGtttgctggtgtgtgtgtgtttgcttgtcggtgtgtgtgtgggggaaTGGCATGTGGCCAAGATTGCAATGGCCAATTCCAATTTGTAATTTGTCTGATGCAGTTCGGTactccccttttttttatggccacGAGGAAAATATCATAAATTGCGGTATTTAGCAAGCTGTTGGGGTGTTTATTTGTTGACCTAGGTGGATTTAATATCCTGCCAAAGTTGGGCGTGTGCTAAAAGTGAGTCAGCGGTCTATTTCTGTAATGCTGCGGAATGCACTAAAAATGCTAAAAGCATACTACTACAAAATCAAGTGAAACTCCTgtttaagaaatttaaaaagtcttgctaacaatttatttttaggtaGTACATCGTAGGCCAATATTATTTCTTCACTTTCATCTAGCGTAAGCTCTTCACAACTATTAGTTATtgcaaaggaaataaaaaGTGCAAGTTTTACCACCTCACAACGCCCTGTCACACGCGGCGTATGGTACATTAGTACATTAGTGTAATCACGTCGCGCATACGCCCAGTTGTACAGCGCATACAATCGTCATGTGTACAGAAGTACATACAATCAAAAGCAGTGCACTTTACTGCCCTTTCCAACATGGTTGCATCCGTTTCATTGTATCAAATGTGCGAAATCCGCAAAGTGACAAGAATAAGAAAGTCGATGGGTGCAAAACTAGTTTAGTAGGAATCCGAGCGATCATTTGCATTGTGCTGGCAAAGTTACGTGGCGCTTAATTGAATAAGTGCCCTGGCCAGCTTGGTCAGCTTTTGCAGCTTGGATTCGAGACGAATGTGTGCTAAATTGATTGAGCTGCAACTGGAGTGCCATAAATTAACGGACAAACATGGAATGAGTCTGCAGCGGGTTGCATATCGTATAATTTCcacaaaaaaatcacaaaaaccCAGGCCAAAACGGAGACAGAAAGCGAAAACTGGGTCAACCTGATGCAGAGCGGCCTACGCAGCTCCATTCAGcaacattcacattcacagccacatccacatctagTTCGTTGTCTATCCGGCCGCAGACGTTACAAATATGTAACTCAAAAAAGATATGCAGCTGCAGATGCATGccaaaaaattgtaaaaaaaatgcacaaataaaataaataaaggcagAGGCAAATGGTAAAAAGTGTAACCCACGTTTCGCTTCATTTGCTCGCACTGGAAAAGTAAAAACGGCAGCTACACGACGCCAATTTTATGTCTGCTGGATTTCACCCACGCAGTTGCCAataaaaaagcagcagcaccatTAACGGCAGGAAAAACCAACATCAACCACCACACTTCCAACTTCTATTTGGtgtaaaatcaaaaatcattTGATATGATAAGCATTTGCAAAACAACGCAGCTCTATTTACAATTCACACTTCTAGAAATACCTAAACTCTATTATCTACTCAATCTATTTGCaggcaaaaaaattattacaaaCACCCATCCACCATACCCCGTGTCCACTGTACCGCTGAGGGAGATGGAGAGATTTGCGTTGCCCACAAAATCGTGATTCCGCCAGTTGCCGCCGTcactgccaccgccaccgccgcctgCCACAACGTTCACTTTCAAAATCAGTGAAATGTGAccaaaaaaaagtgaattgaTGTTGCATTGTGTTCAGCTGTCTGTTTGTTAGCTATTCGCATTATTCACTTGGCTTACAAATAGAGGTTAATTTATTGTGACTTGATTGAGTCGAGCATGCGCCTAAAATATGCCAGAGAaactgcatctgcaactgcaactgcaactgcaactgcaactgcggAAGGTGAGGAGTCAGTCAATTAAACCATTATTGTTGGGATTTCTTGAGTAtgctatataaaaataaaaacattgcaTGTCCATGTTTTGCatgcaatatttttatattttttagaaattttttATTACCTAATTACCTATGAAGGTAGTAAGCATCCATCTTTAGCTTCTTATTACTGATAGATGTAAGTCCTAAGATTGTATAGCAATCTAATTAagattatattaaaatataaatattaaatataatatttcttagCTTGAAACGATTCTCACTGTTGCGAATTGATGCTGTGTAAATCCTTAGAAATCAACATTGATGTGAACTTCCAAGAAACAAGCAACTACGAATGTATCTGCATTCTTGTTCGCTGATTTGTAATATCTGTAGTTAGACGGCTGTCTGCATGCGTGCTTAATGTGAAGTTGTCGTGGTCCTACCACAATGCGAATTGTTTGTCTCAATGTCAAGTTTTCCATGCTATTGGAATCAATTACACTGCTCCAGAACTCCACTGACACATGGGAATGAGTTTAAGATGgaaatgcagatgcagatgcagatacagatacagtgCGGATACATTTACTGATGCATATGCATGCTTCGGATGCAGATAAACATCCAAGCGAAGAAACCAGATGAAAACCGCGCGCTGCATCCGCCAACGACCTTCGGCGCCGATCTGACATTGAACACTGGCTATAAATGGAGGCATACTCATGTAAGTTGTACACAGCACATTGTACTCTGTACATTGTACATACCTTCTCGCCTTTTGTTGCTGTACATGCTGTTGACATAATTTAACCAGAGCATACaccgagaaaaaaaaatagtcaAATTGGATATGCCACAGTTACTATTTCTCACAAAGTTCACTTTAAGTTGTAGTTCAATATTcttagatatatattttctacttTTTAGCTAAGAGagataattttattaatatagaGAAAGATTTTGTTTCGCTATCTTCTATACCAATTACCAGCACGACAGTTCAACAgtaacttaaaaaaataatttattaaggaaggtttattttgaatttctttaagAACGATCAACTTCATTTTGTGTAATGCTTCATTTCGAAATGCTTTGGTTTCTTTTGAGTGCATTTTTATCAATTTCTTGCGGTGCATGCAAAGTGCGTGCTTTGCTTAGCGCTTTTCGCATTTAGCCAATTAACTGAGTGGTGCCGAATTCAGTTGGCGATgcagatggaaatggagatgtCGGTGACGCGCGCACATTCCAATCCGCAGCGATGCGATCCTATCCAATCCGATTCGATCCAATCCGCTGCGCGTTTTCAGTTGGCACTTCATGTTGCAACAACGGcagttgccgctgctgcactGCTGCACTTGACTTACTTGCCTGGCGGTGTTGCATCTGGTAACTgacatcgccatcgccattgccatctGCGCAAtgcatttcactttcattaTGATGCAGTCAGTTTTTGCCACTAAAAATGGCAACGGGGCAATGCCAATGTGTGGTTTTTCCAagccaaaatgaaaaccagTCGAGAGTCGAGAGGCTGTGTCTCTTCACCGCCATCCCGCTCACACTgattggcagcagcagcagcagcagcagcggcgacagcaactgcaactgcaactgcaacagctgACAGCTGCACTCACCTGGAAACTCACCTGGACTCAACTCACCTGGCCTACCTGTGTAGGCGTCGCTTTTCGTCGGTTTTCGTCTTTTGTTTCTGCCTCGCATGGGTTTCGTTGCTTGTTTTTACTTTCTTCTAATAGATCGTTAGCTGTGCCATGAACTTGCAATTGATTGCTTATtgttaaatgaaaatggaaagtcATTTTCCAGGCattgcttttcctttttcgtGGCTTTTCATTAACGACGCCTTTGTTGCCACAGCAAAGGCAGCCAAGACAGCAGAGGCTTTCCCGAAAATTGTGCAAGGGGGTCAAGCATTTAACGTATTCTTGACTTGacttgcgttgcgttgcgttgtgtgtttttattgatttgccagCTGAGCAAACGGAAAGCGAAAGTAATTACCCTTAGTCATGCccatacccacacacacagatagcCATATAAGTGTACAAATATGTGTACACGCCCAAATACCGGgcagatatacatatatacatagatatagtGCGGGTTCTCGGTTCTCACACAAGAGTTCCCCAAGAAATCGAGCGATAAATGCAGCAACCCCAATTGCATTCACAGACCCTCCActctgtgcctgtgtgtgtgtgtgtagaggTGTGTAGGTGTGCGAGTGAGCTTGTTGCAGTGTGCGTAATTCGCCGCCCCttcctgccccgccccctctGCCACAGGGGCACACACGCAACAGAATCAATTTTTATTGGTTACACAACGACGACGCCAGCAGCGAAGGAAAAGTCCATTGACCCCGACGACGACTCATGACTTTCAGTACTTCTTGGCACACTCTTCATGAGGAGCATGCCGCGCCCATCCATTCATCTTGTAACAGATAGGGAAATTTACGgccataaatgaaataaattcttttgaagatcaaaaataaatgttttctgGGTCAATGGAAAGTTGAGATCGAAAGCCATGGATCTATTTCCAAACCTAACTGATTGGGAAAGGATATTCAAGCTTCTGATGCATTGAATAATCTTTTTTCTTTCATATCAGAAGATGTTGGGTGCCCTTTTAATTATGAAGAGTATGTTTCACTGCAGTCTGATGGATGGCCTGCCCCGAATGTTGTATCTTCAGTTGAGTTACTTTGAGTAAATAGCCGATGCACCGGctactgtttgttttggtcAGGCGCAAAGATCTTTGGGCTTCGCCGGCTACGGTGGAATCCGTAGAGGAGGATCCGTCACTAAtgggaaaacaacaaaagcacgCTTGggtaaacatttatttattcacgTGACTCAAGCTGTAACCAATTTAATACTGCTGCTCCCGCTCAGAAACGCCAGGTGCCCCGAATGCCGCCACCGTAGTCGTTGCGATTGAGGTCGAAATTCCGGCTGGCCTGGGCGTAGGCGTCgatgctgccacgcccatcgcCACTGCTGTACAGATTGTGGTTGTACTGCACACTGGCCTCCCGACCCACTTGGTTATCCTTGCTGGCGGTCACAACTACGGATCCTCCCTAGGGCGATCGCGCACGGCGAACCAAGGGCAGCACTTCGAGCAGCTCCTCCGGATTCGCCAGGAATGCCTCGGGATGTGGTTGACGATAGGTGGCGCCCAGGGTCACTGAGCAGCAGGCTACGAGGAGCAATAGTGATCCGCACCTATGGGAGAACATCTTTGCTGGCTACTTGTTTAAATCGAACTGATGAGCAGCCTAGAAGTGCTCTGCGGTTTTATAGTAACAAAATGCGTTTCACAGGGATTCACCTCAGCGGGGACTTCTACTTCGCATCCCATTGTTTCTTATCAACTCGAAACGGGGATTTTATTTAAAGGTTCATCCCAGTCGGGGATCCTTATCAGCGACTGATGGCAAAAAGAGAGGAGTCCAAGATGACACAGGGGTGTCTTTAAAATTGAATGGATGGCTAGGTAGTTGATGAATAACATATTAAGCAAAGTTTATACCCTTAAAAACAGACATACCTATGAATCAATGCTAACTGAATATACTATAAAATTCTGTatcaaagcaaacaaatattaGTATTCTGCTAATGTACATATCAGATTTATCAGTTTTAACCTTAAACTTAAGATGAAACGCTTGCTCAGTAACTAAACTATCAATTATattctatttaaatttcatcTGTGAATCTATAGATAGATTCCATCTCCATAGATATCTAATATAtctaaacaaatataaatataaatacatctAATTATATGTTAATTCCCAGCTGATTAGGACTGATTTCGACGGGTTTCTAATCAGGCCGAAAGAGGGGCGCGTTCGGCCAtaacttttcttttctaaaCGCATTTCAATCGGCCTACGCAACAGACTTTTTGAGATAAGGCCGCACGCACCGGCGTGCCCGAAAGCTCCcaataaaaaacacaagaaaaaagCAGACAAATCATAAAAGAGAATTTAGTTCAAATGGGTTCATTGACACAGAAACgaagaaatcaaaatttaGTTTTCCCGTGCGTGCGATCCACGCACGATTCACTATGGACTCAATAGATCGTACGCTTTTTGTATTAGTTATCAGCGCGGCGTCACCGATTAGTACTTCAAAACCCGAGTACTGACATCGggagatacatatatatatatacatatatacatgattatatgtacatataaaccTCTAATCACAGCCGAAACCCTTGCAAACCTCGCCGTGAACTTGAATTCGAATGATTGTGAAAGTATTTTATACGAGTACTACGAAATTCAGCCGAGTGCTGCGGCACTCTCTCAATTCTTTTCGGCGACGAGAACTGATTTCTAATCACATTTTCGAGTGCGGTAATTAGATGTGCGTACCGCTGGCTCGCGCTCCCGATGCGAAAGTCTTTCTTTTGGGCCGTAGATCACTTGCGGGTGAAAGTTTTTGCATGGGTACGTACTACGTAGCGCTACTGCGGCTCCGTGTTTCTTTCATTTGCCTCACTGGACTGCGGCCTTATCTATTGAATATCAAGTTGTGCATTTACATCTTTTGTCACCTGTGGCTATTTATCTCACAGCTCACCAAACTCACTCTGTCGCCCACGGGGCGTATACACAATGCGGAGTAGAAACTGAAATGGGCAAATGGACAAAGAAATGGGCAAAGAAGCACGAAGGAAAAGATACAAAACTTCACAGACACGTGTCGATATCCGATCCGAGAAGTTGCCGAGTCataattgtaaaattttatAGATCTCCCTGAGAATTCGGGGAGCTAGAGCTGCTACAGCTCTCAGCTAGAAAAACAATTAAGcccaaaaataccaaaattcATTGAATGAAAGTCTATACGGAATATATCGCTGTGTCTGCCCCTTGAACAGCCATTTGTCTaggcacaaaaaacaaaaaaaaaactgaaaaaacaGACGGCAAAAAATGCGTGGCGTACGCAcgctttcaaaataaattatatatgcGGCGATGATACGATTTTATATAGACAAATGCgcttacatatatataagtaaatatatattgtatatccGCCGGTTTTCGTACTATATGTGACTGTGTTTCGCTTGTTGTTTTTAAAGagatttatttg from Drosophila yakuba strain Tai18E2 chromosome 3L, Prin_Dyak_Tai18E2_2.1, whole genome shotgun sequence carries:
- the LOC6534322 gene encoding LOW QUALITY PROTEIN: uncharacterized protein LOC6534322 (The sequence of the model RefSeq protein was modified relative to this genomic sequence to represent the inferred CDS: substituted 1 base at 1 genomic stop codon) is translated as MFSHRCGSLLLLVACCSVTLGATYRQPHPEAFLANPEELLEVLPLVRRARSPXGGSVVVTASKDNQVGREASVQYNHNLYSSGDGRGSIDAYAQASRNFDLNRNDYGGGIRGTWRF